In Desulfobacterales bacterium, a single genomic region encodes these proteins:
- a CDS encoding tetratricopeptide repeat protein, whose protein sequence is MAAKYKTRKELLKQPDEFITFTGKAIAFVKKYQNHLSYALLAIAAFVLIFLGYRYFAERAEIKAFSSLQQTQSEYQTLRAASSSAEAYTKVSQAFQNLIKKYGGNAGGKLARVIYANISYDASQYDKAITLYKQSLNDFKDDNAVYSLILNSLGYAYQQMDDPQNAAVYFERATTHTDSMVREDALLNLGWIYQKLGEAAKSQQALQKILDDYPNSFYFDMVQEELSAQNRESSS, encoded by the coding sequence ATGGCCGCAAAGTACAAAACCCGTAAAGAGCTATTAAAACAGCCGGATGAATTCATAACTTTTACCGGAAAGGCAATTGCCTTTGTCAAAAAATATCAAAATCACCTATCTTACGCGCTCCTGGCAATTGCGGCCTTTGTCTTAATTTTTCTGGGTTACCGTTATTTTGCAGAGCGCGCCGAGATAAAGGCCTTTTCAAGTCTGCAGCAAACCCAGTCTGAATATCAGACATTGAGAGCAGCATCATCATCCGCAGAGGCATACACCAAAGTGTCGCAAGCTTTCCAGAATCTGATCAAAAAGTACGGTGGCAATGCGGGGGGCAAACTGGCCCGGGTAATTTACGCTAACATCAGTTACGATGCGAGCCAATATGATAAGGCCATAACACTTTACAAGCAGTCCCTTAATGACTTTAAGGACGATAACGCCGTATACAGCCTAATTTTGAACAGTCTGGGGTATGCCTATCAACAAATGGATGATCCGCAAAATGCAGCTGTTTATTTTGAACGTGCCACCACACACACGGATTCGATGGTTCGGGAGGATGCGTTGTTAAACCTGGGTTGGATTTACCAAAAATTAGGCGAAGCCGCTAAAAGCCAACAAGCGCTTCAAAAAATCCTGGATGACTACCCAAACTCATTTTATTTTGACATGGTTCAAGAGGAATTAAGTGCTCAAAATCGTGAATCATCCTCCTGA
- a CDS encoding adenosine kinase — MKPLGNIDKEKQLIVGVGSALVDILAHEDEDFLQKTGAVKGGMTYVSKEFIEETVSLTTQPPSLVPGGSACNTVVGVGKLGGKARFVGKCGNEQMGRFFENDLKRQNVEPLLLRSDSPTGRVLSIITPDAQRSMFTYLGASAETRPQDITKQFFENAAIVHIEGYLLFNPDLILQVLDTAQQCGAKISLDLASYNVVGESRELVDHIVESFVDILIANEDEARAYTGHKNESRAIGALSEKAQIAVLKVGARGSFIASDHQIVRIQPQTGAAVIDTTGAGDLWAAGFLYGLVNGYSMERCGQLGSACGFEVCQVVGANIPESGWERIRKLLE, encoded by the coding sequence GTGAAACCATTGGGCAATATAGATAAAGAAAAACAATTGATTGTCGGTGTGGGTTCGGCATTGGTCGATATATTGGCCCATGAAGACGAAGATTTTTTGCAGAAAACCGGCGCCGTCAAAGGTGGCATGACATATGTCAGTAAGGAATTCATTGAAGAAACCGTATCGCTTACAACGCAGCCACCGAGCCTGGTTCCGGGAGGTTCCGCTTGCAATACAGTTGTCGGGGTAGGCAAACTGGGCGGAAAAGCCCGCTTTGTGGGCAAATGCGGCAACGAACAAATGGGACGATTCTTTGAAAACGATTTAAAGCGTCAAAATGTTGAGCCATTACTATTGCGTTCAGACTCACCTACGGGCCGGGTACTTTCCATCATTACACCCGATGCGCAGCGCTCCATGTTCACCTACCTGGGTGCTTCGGCTGAAACAAGACCACAAGATATAACCAAGCAATTCTTTGAAAACGCCGCCATTGTTCATATCGAGGGCTACTTGCTATTCAATCCAGATTTAATCTTACAGGTCTTAGATACGGCCCAGCAGTGCGGTGCAAAAATTTCGCTGGATCTGGCCAGTTATAATGTGGTTGGAGAATCCCGCGAGCTGGTTGACCATATTGTTGAATCATTTGTCGACATTTTGATTGCCAATGAGGATGAGGCCAGGGCCTATACCGGGCATAAAAACGAGTCCCGAGCCATTGGCGCCCTATCTGAAAAAGCCCAGATTGCTGTCCTAAAAGTCGGCGCGCGCGGCAGCTTCATTGCCAGTGATCATCAGATCGTTCGAATACAACCCCAAACCGGAGCCGCTGTGATTGATACGACTGGAGCCGGCGATCTATGGGCCGCTGGCTTTTTATATGGGCTGGTCAACGGATACTCTATGGAACGATGCGGCCAGCTGGGCTCGGCTTGTGGTTTTGAGGTCTGCCAGGTCGTTGGCGCCAATATACCCGAATCGGGCTGGGAAAGAATCCGGAAGTTATTGGAGTGA
- a CDS encoding SH3 domain-containing protein — translation MPANVRSVIILLLVLVFSATAFAERLAVKAPVANIRSGPGTRHNILWKVEKFFPLLVIDKSGEWYQFKDFEDDRGWVHKSLVGKIPAVITKNDKCNIRSGPGTTHNVLFTVEKGIPFKVLKRQGSWINIEHSDGDKGWIHKALVW, via the coding sequence ATGCCAGCTAACGTCCGATCCGTCATTATCTTGCTGCTGGTACTGGTGTTCTCCGCCACGGCATTTGCAGAGCGCCTGGCAGTAAAGGCTCCGGTTGCCAATATTCGTTCCGGCCCGGGCACGCGTCACAACATTTTATGGAAGGTAGAGAAATTTTTCCCGCTACTGGTAATTGACAAATCCGGCGAATGGTACCAGTTTAAAGACTTTGAAGATGACAGAGGCTGGGTACATAAGTCGCTGGTAGGCAAAATTCCGGCGGTGATAACAAAAAATGATAAATGCAATATTCGATCCGGTCCCGGCACCACTCACAATGTGCTTTTCACGGTTGAAAAAGGCATACCCTTTAAAGTCCTCAAGCGCCAGGGCAGCTGGATAAACATCGAGCATTCTGATGGGGATAAAGGTTGGATCCATAAAGCATTGGTCTGGTAA
- a CDS encoding metallophosphoesterase family protein, translated as MQKIFAVGDIHGCYDKLCALMDKIPIDMEQDQLLFIGDYIDRGPGSIEVLDYLIDLKKRSPGIIFLKGNHEDMLQNYLDGIDRFTYLLNSGQQTLDAYLNNRDASEDYPVPAAHLEFLSGLRLYYQTEDYIFVHAGLREKIPLESQKEADLLWIRDEFIYSDYNFGKRVIFGHTPFKEPLVQTNKIGIDTGAVYGNQLTCVQLPEMIFFSV; from the coding sequence ATGCAAAAAATTTTTGCCGTCGGTGATATTCATGGCTGTTATGATAAGCTGTGTGCACTCATGGATAAAATTCCGATAGATATGGAACAGGACCAGTTGCTGTTTATCGGTGATTATATCGATCGGGGGCCAGGCTCCATCGAGGTGTTGGATTATTTGATTGATTTAAAAAAGCGCTCGCCGGGCATTATTTTCTTAAAAGGTAACCATGAGGATATGCTGCAAAATTATTTAGACGGTATAGATCGGTTTACCTATCTGCTAAACAGCGGCCAACAAACCCTGGACGCTTATTTGAACAACCGGGATGCATCTGAAGATTACCCGGTGCCGGCGGCGCATCTTGAATTTCTGAGTGGGTTACGTCTTTATTATCAAACCGAAGATTATATCTTTGTACACGCCGGTCTTCGCGAAAAAATCCCACTCGAATCTCAGAAAGAAGCAGACCTGCTCTGGATCCGGGATGAATTCATTTATTCTGACTACAACTTTGGCAAACGCGTTATATTTGGACATACGCCCTTTAAGGAGCCCTTAGTACAGACCAACAAAATCGGTATCGATACCGGCGCCGTATATGGCAACCAATTAACATGTGTTCAGCTGCCGGAAATGATCTTTTTTTCTGTATAG
- a CDS encoding radical SAM protein, protein MKSFEPAYIQTFKNGALSKKIEAARQLLSSCCLCPRKCNVDRLGGETGVCNTAALAWVSSYNSHFGEESPLVGSHGSGTIFFTHCNLMCLFCQNFDISHQGHGQEVTDDQLAAIMLALQQQGCHNINFVTPSHVVPQILAALEIAIPQGLDVPLVYNSGGYDRPSTLKLLEDVFDIYMPDFKFWDRDIAESACQAGNYAQVACKALKEMHRQVGDLVTDDAGIAQKGLIIRHLVLPGGMAGTREIMRFIAGEISTDSYVNIMAQYRPCGRAAEIKGLNTFLSPVDYQKALQAATEEGITRLDQPRRHFM, encoded by the coding sequence ATGAAATCTTTTGAACCTGCATATATTCAAACTTTTAAAAATGGGGCCCTAAGCAAAAAAATTGAAGCCGCCCGACAGCTTTTAAGTTCCTGCTGCCTTTGCCCACGGAAATGTAACGTTGATCGGCTTGGCGGGGAAACCGGCGTATGCAATACCGCCGCACTGGCCTGGGTTTCCAGCTACAACTCACATTTTGGTGAAGAGTCTCCCCTTGTGGGGAGCCATGGCTCCGGCACCATTTTTTTTACCCATTGTAACCTGATGTGTTTATTTTGCCAAAATTTTGATATCAGCCACCAGGGCCATGGGCAGGAAGTTACGGACGATCAACTGGCAGCCATCATGCTTGCATTACAACAACAGGGTTGCCATAACATCAATTTTGTCACACCGTCACACGTGGTCCCGCAAATTTTGGCTGCCCTTGAAATTGCCATACCACAGGGGCTTGATGTCCCGCTGGTTTATAATTCCGGCGGCTATGATCGCCCCTCAACACTCAAACTTTTAGAAGACGTGTTTGATATTTACATGCCGGACTTCAAATTCTGGGATCGGGATATTGCCGAAAGCGCCTGTCAGGCAGGAAATTATGCGCAAGTGGCCTGTAAGGCTCTCAAGGAAATGCACCGCCAGGTCGGCGATCTGGTAACTGACGATGCCGGTATTGCCCAAAAAGGTTTGATCATCCGCCACCTGGTTTTACCCGGTGGCATGGCAGGCACGCGAGAAATTATGCGTTTCATTGCCGGGGAAATATCAACTGACAGCTATGTCAACATCATGGCCCAGTATCGACCTTGCGGACGTGCTGCCGAGATAAAGGGATTGAATACCTTCCTTTCGCCGGTGGATTACCAAAAGGCTTTGCAGGCCGCAACCGAAGAGGGCATCACCCGTCTTGATCAACCGAGACGACACTTTATGTAA
- a CDS encoding transcriptional repressor, with protein MKQVHIQEKEQFKKLFKQEQIDNFEDRFKVLEVFLQTERHVTVEEMVDLLGAHGLNLDAEFVRDTMKLMCRFGFAQKSRFDNGDLRYEHRHLGQHHDHMVCTKCKKIIEFEDKHLEELQIKIAASRGFHMLQHKMEIYGICDTCLKERIQLMPLMMARPGERLVLKDFDGGVGARMRLLSMGLRLGDEIEVISNDNRGQIAIAADYKRYVLGKGLAQKIRVEPVRSNEKIR; from the coding sequence ATGAAACAAGTTCACATTCAAGAAAAAGAACAGTTTAAAAAACTGTTTAAGCAGGAACAAATCGATAATTTCGAAGACCGCTTCAAGGTACTGGAAGTTTTTTTACAGACCGAAAGACATGTCACCGTCGAGGAAATGGTAGATCTTTTAGGCGCCCATGGCCTCAACCTTGATGCTGAGTTTGTGCGCGACACAATGAAACTGATGTGCCGTTTCGGCTTTGCCCAAAAAAGCCGGTTTGATAACGGCGATTTGCGCTATGAACATCGCCATCTGGGACAACATCACGACCATATGGTCTGCACGAAATGCAAAAAAATTATCGAGTTTGAAGACAAGCACCTGGAAGAGTTACAGATCAAAATTGCTGCGTCTCGGGGATTCCACATGCTGCAGCACAAAATGGAAATCTATGGCATCTGTGACACCTGCCTCAAAGAACGTATTCAACTAATGCCCCTGATGATGGCAAGACCCGGCGAACGGCTGGTACTCAAAGACTTCGATGGAGGGGTCGGCGCCCGCATGCGGCTGCTGTCGATGGGATTGCGGCTTGGCGATGAAATTGAAGTCATCTCAAACGATAACCGGGGGCAAATCGCGATTGCAGCCGATTATAAACGCTATGTGCTCGGAAAGGGCTTGGCGCAAAAAATTCGCGTTGAGCCAGTAAGATCGAATGAAAAGATCCGATAA
- a CDS encoding zinc ribbon domain-containing protein, translating into MPLYEFRCLKCNDCFEILVMKKKEEVELKCPHCGSEEFERIMSASCHSIGSGSGKSEGASAQTRNCPSGSCTTYEIPGHEA; encoded by the coding sequence ATGCCACTATATGAGTTTAGATGTCTGAAATGTAATGATTGTTTTGAAATATTGGTCATGAAAAAAAAAGAAGAGGTGGAGCTCAAATGCCCTCACTGCGGTTCTGAAGAATTTGAAAGAATCATGAGCGCCTCCTGCCACAGTATAGGAAGCGGTTCGGGTAAAAGTGAAGGCGCGAGCGCACAGACGCGCAACTGCCCCAGCGGCAGTTGCACCACATATGAAATACCGGGACACGAAGCCTGA
- a CDS encoding GNAT family N-acetyltransferase, with protein sequence MTQPQPTSYAVAWINSISEVDPVQWDALAEPLTTPFLEWEWLREMEISKSTTAETGWLPQHLTIWSGNRLVAAAPLYIKAHSAGEFVFDHTWADVARQLSISYYPKLVGMSPFTPMIGYRFLIAADEDEDQITRQMVIEIEHLCSQFGLSGCSFLFVDPQWRKLMIRLGFISWLHQSFSWHNQGYRCFDDYLDVFNSNQRRNIKRERRSIEHQGVYLQTFAGDEIPPALLAAVYPFYESTNDKFGPWGCKYLKQPFFEGLANGFLHRLLLVAAFKKANPDTPIGLSLLVHKRDRLFGRYWGCAYKIDSLHFNACYYSPIEWGIAHGIKRFDPGMGGYHKIRRGFKAVGNYSLHRFFDERLEHVMNSHIGHINQLEQEQIDELNAELPFAQNV encoded by the coding sequence ATGACCCAACCGCAACCGACATCATATGCTGTTGCCTGGATAAACAGCATTAGCGAAGTCGATCCGGTTCAATGGGATGCGCTGGCAGAGCCTTTGACGACACCATTTTTAGAATGGGAATGGCTTCGCGAAATGGAGATTTCCAAAAGCACAACCGCTGAGACCGGCTGGTTGCCGCAGCATTTAACGATCTGGTCAGGTAATCGCTTAGTCGCGGCGGCACCTTTGTACATCAAGGCACACAGTGCTGGTGAGTTTGTGTTCGATCATACTTGGGCGGATGTGGCGCGCCAGTTAAGCATCTCATACTACCCCAAGCTTGTGGGAATGAGTCCTTTCACACCAATGATTGGCTACCGTTTTTTAATTGCAGCTGATGAGGATGAGGATCAGATCACACGACAGATGGTTATTGAGATCGAGCACCTTTGCAGCCAATTTGGACTTTCAGGCTGCAGCTTTCTTTTCGTTGACCCGCAATGGCGAAAATTAATGATCCGTTTGGGGTTCATTAGCTGGCTGCACCAGAGTTTTTCTTGGCACAATCAGGGTTACCGTTGTTTTGATGACTATCTAGACGTTTTCAACTCAAACCAACGTCGCAATATAAAGCGGGAGCGCCGATCAATCGAACATCAGGGGGTCTATTTGCAAACTTTTGCGGGCGATGAAATTCCACCAGCTCTTTTAGCCGCAGTTTACCCGTTTTATGAGAGCACCAATGATAAATTCGGCCCCTGGGGGTGCAAATATCTCAAGCAGCCTTTTTTTGAGGGACTGGCAAACGGTTTTCTTCATCGGCTTTTGCTTGTGGCCGCGTTTAAAAAGGCGAATCCGGATACACCCATCGGGCTATCGCTTCTGGTCCACAAGCGTGACCGACTGTTCGGAAGGTATTGGGGCTGTGCTTACAAAATTGACTCTCTTCATTTTAACGCCTGCTATTACAGCCCGATTGAATGGGGAATTGCCCACGGCATCAAGCGATTTGATCCGGGCATGGGCGGATATCATAAAATACGGCGGGGTTTTAAGGCGGTTGGCAACTATAGTCTGCACCGATTCTTTGATGAGCGCCTTGAGCACGTTATGAATTCTCATATTGGGCACATCAACCAACTGGAACAGGAGCAGATAGATGAGTTGAATGCAGAACTGCCCTTTGCTCAAAACGTCTAA
- a CDS encoding DUF3568 family protein, translating to MRLKIRKRLILLITLAHLLLTTGCIALIVGAGAGAGTFAYVNGQLSRTYQASYEKTFNVVQGILADLSQPILEETTDGTQTTIRSERVDGTPMTIRVRIIDPEWSEVSVRTGHVGVWKRQISEQIHEFIAERIKQ from the coding sequence ATGAGGCTTAAAATCCGCAAAAGGTTAATTTTACTCATCACCCTGGCGCACCTGCTGTTGACAACCGGATGCATCGCTCTCATTGTCGGCGCAGGGGCTGGCGCGGGAACTTTTGCTTATGTGAACGGCCAACTGAGCCGCACGTATCAGGCATCGTATGAGAAGACCTTCAATGTGGTTCAAGGAATTTTAGCGGACCTGAGCCAACCTATTCTGGAAGAGACAACTGACGGCACCCAAACCACCATCAGATCCGAGCGCGTAGATGGTACGCCGATGACAATACGTGTTCGCATCATTGACCCTGAGTGGTCCGAAGTTTCGGTTCGAACGGGTCACGTTGGGGTCTGGAAAAGGCAAATCTCCGAACAAATTCATGAGTTTATCGCCGAACGTATCAAGCAATAA
- a CDS encoding DUF2333 family protein, which translates to MKTKLLPKMTTFGKWAVIILLAFILIWPLTVCIYWGIYKGYTAIDATRFPWNSATIHSTLDKVQPDSSEAKKGIALSTALTNRLEAEMASTFGWSVNDLIVSPTRWLDNRANRQRGVIFATRMLINFYSTNLAKYGKVDAENASLKEAREKFFAFSEDSWWFPSTESQYRHGVELVRKYEDDLAAGNAVYNMRSDDMYNMLTFIIGNQFLDQPLGLLVQTNDEVPYTQLDDRIYYTQGVVLVLRDFIRSFDTLYPEIKEKGGEENVRIAFRDMEQICTFDPLIVMRGDHDSVTADHRGKVARYLISLRERINDLAQSIRR; encoded by the coding sequence ATGAAAACAAAACTGTTACCAAAGATGACCACATTTGGCAAATGGGCCGTTATCATATTGCTGGCCTTTATTTTAATCTGGCCGCTGACGGTTTGCATTTACTGGGGAATTTATAAAGGCTATACCGCCATCGATGCAACACGGTTCCCATGGAACAGCGCAACAATTCATTCCACTCTCGATAAGGTTCAGCCGGACTCAAGCGAAGCCAAAAAGGGGATTGCGCTCAGTACCGCACTGACAAACCGGCTGGAGGCGGAGATGGCCTCCACTTTTGGCTGGTCGGTCAATGATTTGATTGTATCCCCAACCCGCTGGTTGGATAACCGTGCCAATCGGCAGCGGGGGGTGATATTTGCCACGCGGATGCTCATCAATTTTTATTCAACGAACCTGGCCAAATACGGCAAGGTCGATGCCGAAAATGCCTCACTTAAAGAAGCACGGGAAAAGTTTTTTGCCTTTAGTGAAGACAGTTGGTGGTTTCCATCTACTGAAAGCCAGTATCGTCATGGTGTTGAATTAGTTCGTAAGTATGAAGACGATTTGGCGGCTGGCAACGCGGTCTACAACATGCGTTCAGATGATATGTACAATATGCTCACCTTCATTATCGGCAATCAGTTTCTCGATCAGCCCCTTGGACTTTTGGTGCAAACCAACGATGAAGTGCCGTATACCCAGCTGGATGACCGCATTTACTATACCCAGGGAGTCGTTTTGGTTCTGCGGGATTTTATTCGATCGTTCGATACCCTTTATCCGGAGATAAAGGAAAAAGGCGGTGAAGAAAATGTGCGCATCGCTTTTCGGGATATGGAGCAGATTTGCACCTTTGATCCGCTGATTGTTATGCGGGGGGATCATGATTCAGTGACCGCCGACCACCGCGGCAAGGTGGCCCGCTACCTGATCTCACTCAGAGAGCGCATAAACGATTTGGCCCAATCCATCCGCAGATAG
- a CDS encoding PilZ domain-containing protein, with amino-acid sequence MEPNPERRDTPRFEHEAMVLIENYPAGQYHEGRMYNYSRSGMYFESDFAPRVGADIFVGIENSPYSSGHDVYRAQVMWCKKLSDGASYYYYGVGIKYY; translated from the coding sequence ATGGAACCGAATCCAGAAAGAAGAGATACACCCCGGTTTGAACATGAGGCAATGGTTTTGATTGAGAATTATCCGGCCGGCCAGTACCATGAAGGTCGGATGTACAACTACAGCCGAAGCGGCATGTATTTTGAATCAGATTTTGCCCCCCGGGTCGGGGCGGATATCTTTGTAGGAATCGAAAACTCTCCTTATTCTTCAGGTCATGATGTCTATCGGGCACAAGTCATGTGGTGCAAAAAATTGTCCGACGGCGCTTCGTACTATTACTATGGTGTCGGCATAAAATACTACTAG
- a CDS encoding DsrE family protein produces MEKFLFVLTRGLEDPTRVTRTLQLAKVAREDGNAVSIFLTDDAVFLAKQGMADFVAAPTGDEAATYLADLVKNEVPFYV; encoded by the coding sequence ATGGAAAAATTTTTGTTTGTGTTGACGCGCGGCCTTGAAGATCCGACCCGAGTCACCCGCACCTTGCAGCTGGCAAAGGTTGCTCGCGAGGATGGCAATGCGGTTTCAATTTTCTTGACCGATGACGCGGTATTTTTGGCGAAACAGGGCATGGCGGACTTTGTGGCAGCCCCTACTGGTGATGAAGCGGCAACCTATCTTGCCGATTTGGTCAAAAACGAAGTTCCGTTCTATGTCTGA
- a CDS encoding M48 family metalloprotease, whose protein sequence is MLDKKVIGKLALSLMLFWFNWTWPTIASAEVSLAQASDAQIIRDVLNKDIQIMPQLNKLNFGFGRHRGHEYFYEKTISRIFFQDKKLSATIIDVNIDPSEVTLELSHPALGTGNIRFGFSKEFLKQSTPQAIQHILLETLGDENHKYVVLDPDSKIYHLWSCNHFPDPSLMARMKREDADQQGYRPSGFCFKKVVYLPDLAVEKAIEAEWAMRLRNYEPIEKESPKQIHLSETGKNVLKNWPFKLLGYNYAFFLASSSDINAFAIPTGKIIITTALFDSLDDDDELEALLAYAIAHIEQRHSLKKYYECIQDEEYSEAMKKLTTLAGALAGPAGGGISGALNLALPGESCSPQSLIGYHYDYVHQADSMVALYFDIHKNSRKGLETLIKKLQFSQLAVNLHPDMRFNPQANPDSSRLKRVKKTRFRYFNAGSHFVFSRNAKPAVQLNLKYHQIYGKENNVYVYLDDKSILQLDQVKNGVATLKLLITDKAGEHRFEHQKDLLTEDMWGAHLTFSTKYGNNKPLLQGTEKIILTVGPARGPSEKKDTLAARDYVFVPGKVEW, encoded by the coding sequence GTGCTAGATAAAAAGGTTATTGGCAAGCTTGCGCTGAGCCTGATGTTGTTTTGGTTCAACTGGACCTGGCCGACCATCGCCAGCGCCGAAGTCTCTTTAGCGCAAGCGTCCGACGCTCAAATCATCAGAGATGTCCTAAACAAAGATATTCAAATTATGCCCCAACTGAACAAACTCAATTTCGGTTTCGGCCGGCACAGGGGCCATGAGTACTTTTATGAAAAAACCATCAGCAGAATATTTTTCCAGGATAAAAAACTAAGCGCCACAATTATCGACGTCAATATTGATCCCTCGGAGGTTACGCTTGAGCTGTCCCATCCCGCCCTGGGAACCGGAAACATTAGATTTGGATTCAGCAAGGAATTCTTGAAACAATCAACCCCCCAAGCTATCCAACATATTTTACTTGAAACGCTGGGTGATGAAAACCACAAGTATGTCGTCTTAGATCCAGATAGTAAGATCTACCACCTTTGGTCATGCAATCATTTTCCCGATCCATCCCTGATGGCTCGGATGAAACGCGAAGATGCCGATCAACAGGGCTACCGTCCCAGTGGATTTTGCTTTAAAAAAGTTGTTTATTTGCCCGATTTGGCTGTAGAAAAAGCCATCGAGGCCGAGTGGGCGATGCGGTTGCGCAATTACGAGCCCATTGAAAAGGAATCCCCGAAACAAATCCATCTTTCTGAAACTGGCAAAAACGTGCTGAAGAACTGGCCGTTTAAGCTGCTGGGCTACAATTACGCTTTTTTCTTGGCCAGCAGCAGCGATATCAATGCCTTTGCAATCCCCACCGGAAAAATTATCATCACCACCGCCCTTTTTGACTCGTTGGATGACGATGACGAACTGGAAGCGCTCCTGGCGTATGCAATTGCGCATATCGAGCAAAGGCATAGCTTAAAAAAATATTATGAATGTATCCAGGATGAAGAGTATTCAGAGGCCATGAAAAAATTGACGACCTTGGCCGGCGCGCTGGCTGGTCCTGCAGGTGGCGGGATATCCGGTGCACTAAATTTGGCACTGCCCGGCGAATCCTGCAGCCCTCAGTCTCTGATCGGCTATCACTATGATTATGTCCATCAGGCCGATTCAATGGTAGCACTATATTTTGATATTCACAAAAATAGCCGCAAGGGCCTTGAAACATTGATTAAAAAGCTGCAATTTAGCCAGTTGGCCGTCAATCTGCATCCGGACATGCGTTTTAACCCTCAAGCGAATCCGGACAGCTCACGTCTCAAACGCGTCAAAAAAACCCGGTTCAGATATTTTAATGCCGGCAGCCATTTTGTTTTTAGTCGCAATGCAAAACCAGCTGTACAGCTAAATCTGAAGTATCATCAAATCTATGGAAAAGAAAATAATGTGTATGTCTATTTAGATGACAAATCCATACTGCAGCTGGACCAGGTCAAAAATGGCGTGGCGACCTTGAAACTGCTAATAACCGATAAAGCCGGTGAACACCGTTTCGAGCATCAAAAAGATTTGTTAACCGAAGATATGTGGGGGGCCCACCTAACCTTTAGCACCAAATACGGAAATAACAAACCGTTGCTGCAGGGTACTGAAAAAATCATCCTGACCGTTGGCCCGGCCAGGGGGCCGAGTGAAAAAAAAGATACTCTAGCGGCAAGAGATTACGTCTTTGTTCCTGGAAAGGTAGAATGGTAA